GTTTCTGCCCGATTTAATAAATCCAAAAGCCGAGACTCGACTGCTTGTTTTGCCCGCATCCGTGATTCTAAATCGACATACTCTTCTGTAACATCCTCACCTTCAATCGACTTTTGGATCACCTTTTCACTAATTGCACCCATTTCATCGATAAAGGAATTCAACTGTTCACTTGGAATACGAACGCTCATGGTTCCATACATTTTTTCATCCTGTTCATAGGTTGAAGATTGAACAACATACCCTTTCAGCGTGCTCGTTTTATCTTCAACCAGGGAAATTGCTTCTTCAACATCGGCCACAGCCAAGTTCATCCAGGCATTATACATGACCATCCGTTCTGATGTTTCACTAGCTGCAGCATCTCCGTCTGCGTTGTTTTGATTATCAACACTCTGGTCCTCTCCTTGAGCAGTCATTTCACGGTCAAACTCCGCAGCACTTTCCTCTGTACCTTCTGCATTTCCAGCGCTATCTGCTGATTCACTTCCATTAGAACTGCACCCAAACAGAAAAACGACCAACAAAATAATAAAACCTGCTAATTTTTTCACAAATTGCACCCCTTTTGTATTTTATCTCTATAAAAAGTAGACGGATTTTTACAACGATTGGTTACTGAAAATACATTGACTCTTCTTTATAGGAACTTGCTGCCTCTTATCGGTACAAAGTCCCTGGTTATGGCAACAGAGCAGTCTGTTTTCGGAACTTGGCACCTGTTTTTCGGAACTCAGTAACCCTTTTTCCGAACTCAGCAACCCTTTTTCCGAACTCAGAACCCCTTTTTCCGAACTCAGCAACCCTTTTTCCGAACTCAGAACCCCTTTTTCCGAACTCAGCAACCCTTTTTCCGAACTCAGAACCCCTTTTTCCGAACTCAGCAACCCTTTTTCCGAACTCAGAACCCCTTTTTCCGAACTCAGCAACCCTTTTTCCGAACTCAGCAACCCTTTTTCCGAACTCAGAACCCCTTTTTCCGAACTCAACACCCCTTTTTCCGAACTCAGACACGCTTAACCGGACAAGAAGATTCGTACTTGTTAGCCTGGTAAAATTTCCTTATAGTTAAATTATACTTTCAGATAGGAGTGAATGGAATGTTCCGAACTGTTCGAGGGATATAGTTTTCGGGGCGCATAAACTCGCAGGATCATAGAAGAAGTCCATGAATTTACCAGCAGGCTTAGCCTATACATCCTGCTAGAAAAAACGCGTAGCGCCCGCCAAGGGAGCAGTCTGTCTTTTTTCCCCTGGTCAGTACCGAAAACAATCTCAAAGAACATCTGGAAAATCCATTGTTACTAAAACCATGGGCTTTTCCCATGGTTTTTTATTCTCTCTGAAAGGTGATCAATTCATGAAATCCATTCATTTTTATTTAGAAACTCTAAAGGTAAGGAATATATTGATCCTTTCCCTAGCCACTTTTTTATACTCTTTAACTTTTTATACAACCATATTTACTCTCTTTTTAGTCGAACGCGGATTAAATTATGTAGAAATCTTTTTATTGGAAAGTATTCTATCCGCTTCAATCGTTCTATTTGAAGTCCCATCTGGAGTGTTAGCTGATCGGTTCGGCCGGAAAAAGGTGATTATTGCTTCAATATGTTTGTTTACCTTAAGCACCTTTATTATTGCCTTCAGTCATAGCTTTCTTTGGTTTGTTGTGGAATCCGTGCTTTACGGAATCGGAATAGCAGCTATGTCGGGTGCGGATTCAGCGATGATTTATGAAAGCTTACAAAAGAAGCAAAAAAAAGCATTGGCTGATTATTCCTTCTCAAGCCTTAGTACTGCTGCGACAATGGCAATGGTTATCAGCCTTCCATTAGGGGGATGGATGGCAGAGTATTCATTAGATCTGCCTGTTTATATCACTTGTATGTCTTTAACTGCTGCAACAGCGGTATCATTCTTTTTAAAAGAGACGTACATAAACGAAACGAAAAAGTCTGAAACCAAACGGATCATTCATTCGTTGGGGACCATCATCAAAAAGAGTCCGTTTCTTTTTTTATTCCAAGCAATCCAATCGATGGCTTCTGGTTTTGTTTTTAGCCTGGTCTATCTAAATCAGCCGCTATTTCTCTCCTATGACATTGAAATGCAAGCGTTTGGCTGGATAATGCTTGTGATCCACTTGCTGAGTTCGGGAGTAGTACTGATGGCACCCATGGTACGAAGAAAATACGGTTTAACGTTTATTTTTAGTTTTACATTCTTTGCTCCGGGCATCTCTTTATTTCTATTATCCTTTCAGCCATCTATGATCATGGGGATTACCCTGTTAACACTTGCTATTACGATTCATGGCGTAAATGATCCTATTTATCGGACATTTTTGAATGAACTCGTTTCCGATCAAAACAGGGCCACATCTCTTTCTATAATCAATCTGACAGGAAGTATTGTCGGTATGTGCATTAAACCTCTTATTGGTTTTTTCACTGAAATCGATCTTTATCCAGCATTTACATTAATGGGAAGTATTATGATGACACTAGCAATCTTGATCCCCTTTATGCTGAAAAAAATCAAAAGCCTCCAAATCTAAAAAGGTCGTCTCTTTCCCTGAGACGACCTCTACCTTATTGAACGTTTATCTCTGTATATAAGACTGCACTGCATACATCCTGATTCTCTCTAATAATTTCATTCATCGGTAAATCCCGCTCGATCACTTGTTTGAACGATTCAAAAACAACATCATTCTTCATAAGCAGACTTCCAGAAACAGCTATTTTCAGTTTCTGTTTGGGATCGGGTGCGGCAGATAAGGATCGTTTCACTAATAAAGCTAATTCCACCCCAGCTCTTCGCAAAATCGATAAGGCTGCCTCTGAATTTCTATTGGCTTCTTCACTAATAAGTTTAGAAAGTCCAGCAATCTCCTGTCTCGCAGAGCTGTAGACAAAGTTTTTGATATCTGAAATGGATTGGCCATTAATTCTTTGCAGCAAAGCATTTGTTAATCCATCATTATTTTGACTCATTTCAAGCTGGTGTAAAGCATATTGAATCGCTTTAATACTCACCCAATAACCGCTGCCCTCATCGCCTAACAAATAACCCCAGCCGCCTGTACGCCATTCCATTCCATTGCACCGGCCAAGTGCAATAGAGCCTGTCCCGGCAATAACCAAAATTCCATCTTGTCCTTGAAGCAGAGCAGTATGGGCAAGCCGCGCATCATCAATCACACGTACTTGCTGATACCATCTCACTTGAATCTCCCGCTCTGCCCGCTTGCAAATCTCTTTAGAAATCGCACCCGCTGCTCCAATTAAGATTTTTTCCGGCTGAACATTCTCCATATAATTTACACATGCTTCGATCGCACGGGAAACTTGCTCAACACTTTCTTCAAATTGGATTAAGAAATTAACCCGGCCGGTTTCAGCCGTAAATAGAGCTTTAGCAGAATCCAAATCATAACAGGTTGCCATTGTCTTAGTTCCGCCGCCGTCTATCCCAATCACATATGTCATAAGCCACCACTTTTTCGAATTTAGTTTTTCCTTGATTTAATATTTTCCCGTAAAAATCCTACTGCTTCTCTTGTTTCATCTAAGTATGTGACTGTTTTTTCATAGGCTTGGGAGGCGACACACATAAAGAGAATATCAATGACGTGTAATTGGGCAATTCTCGAAGAAGTTGCCCCGCTTCGAAAAGTTGGTTCCATGGTTGCCGATGTATACAAGCGAATATCTGCTTGTTCCGAGACAATCGACGCACCATATTTAGTTAAACTAATCGTATTAACACCCTTTTGATTGGCAAGTTCTAATATTTTCGCAACTTCAAAGGTTTGCCCTGAAAAAGAGATCCCTACAATAACATCATCCTGATGGGCATTGGCTATTAATGTGGCAACCAAATGCATATCGGTGAAGGCGGTTGCAAATCTATTAATCCGCAAGAATTTTTGTTGGGCATCCTGAGCAATGATATGGGAAGCGCCCAATCCAAAAAAGTGTATCGTTCTTGCATTTTTTAAGATCTCAACAGCTTTAGTGAGCTCGTCAATGCTTAATAATTCAGCAGTTTCCCCTATTGTTTGAATGCTGTTATTGGTCATTTTTTCAATTATAGAGATCGGGGATTCGTTCGGTTCAATATCCCGAACCCCTGCTGATTTCTTTTTCTGCAAATCTCCTGCAATCCGAAGCTTTAAATCTTGCAATCCTTTAAGGTCTAATGATTTGCAGAGCCGAATAACAGCAGCGCTGCTGGTTGCACTTCTTTTTCCCAATTCACTGGCAGTTAATGATAGGGCTTCATGTGGATGTTCTAAAATATATGAAGCAATTTTTTTCTCGGAAGGAGGCAGCTGAGATAACATTTCATTCAGCATCACAAGTCCTCCGGTCATATTAGACATATACATTCTCTCTCTTTCTATAACCTATTCAGTTTAATATTATTTTCTTGCCCGGATTCAAAGTAATGAAGGAAAA
This window of the Bacillus oleivorans genome carries:
- a CDS encoding MFS transporter, with protein sequence MKSIHFYLETLKVRNILILSLATFLYSLTFYTTIFTLFLVERGLNYVEIFLLESILSASIVLFEVPSGVLADRFGRKKVIIASICLFTLSTFIIAFSHSFLWFVVESVLYGIGIAAMSGADSAMIYESLQKKQKKALADYSFSSLSTAATMAMVISLPLGGWMAEYSLDLPVYITCMSLTAATAVSFFLKETYINETKKSETKRIIHSLGTIIKKSPFLFLFQAIQSMASGFVFSLVYLNQPLFLSYDIEMQAFGWIMLVIHLLSSGVVLMAPMVRRKYGLTFIFSFTFFAPGISLFLLSFQPSMIMGITLLTLAITIHGVNDPIYRTFLNELVSDQNRATSLSIINLTGSIVGMCIKPLIGFFTEIDLYPAFTLMGSIMMTLAILIPFMLKKIKSLQI
- a CDS encoding MurR/RpiR family transcriptional regulator, with the protein product MLNEMLSQLPPSEKKIASYILEHPHEALSLTASELGKRSATSSAAVIRLCKSLDLKGLQDLKLRIAGDLQKKKSAGVRDIEPNESPISIIEKMTNNSIQTIGETAELLSIDELTKAVEILKNARTIHFFGLGASHIIAQDAQQKFLRINRFATAFTDMHLVATLIANAHQDDVIVGISFSGQTFEVAKILELANQKGVNTISLTKYGASIVSEQADIRLYTSATMEPTFRSGATSSRIAQLHVIDILFMCVASQAYEKTVTYLDETREAVGFLRENIKSRKN
- a CDS encoding DUF4349 domain-containing protein; this encodes MKKLAGFIILLVVFLFGCSSNGSESADSAGNAEGTEESAAEFDREMTAQGEDQSVDNQNNADGDAAASETSERMVMYNAWMNLAVADVEEAISLVEDKTSTLKGYVVQSSTYEQDEKMYGTMSVRIPSEQLNSFIDEMGAISEKVIQKSIEGEDVTEEYVDLESRMRAKQAVESRLLDLLNRAETTDDLLKISEDLARVQEEIEQIEGRKQYLENRTDFAQVSLEIEDASVHVPAITKGEELQTGSKIKQAFMNSINLLVSFFSGVLVFLIGYSPLLLVIAIPCIVIWLIYKKKNHSNSHEA
- a CDS encoding BadF/BadG/BcrA/BcrD ATPase family protein — protein: MTYVIGIDGGGTKTMATCYDLDSAKALFTAETGRVNFLIQFEESVEQVSRAIEACVNYMENVQPEKILIGAAGAISKEICKRAEREIQVRWYQQVRVIDDARLAHTALLQGQDGILVIAGTGSIALGRCNGMEWRTGGWGYLLGDEGSGYWVSIKAIQYALHQLEMSQNNDGLTNALLQRINGQSISDIKNFVYSSARQEIAGLSKLISEEANRNSEAALSILRRAGVELALLVKRSLSAAPDPKQKLKIAVSGSLLMKNDVVFESFKQVIERDLPMNEIIRENQDVCSAVLYTEINVQ